Part of the Ghiorsea bivora genome is shown below.
ACTTGAATTTTCTTTTCGCCTGCTGCAGTCAATACAACGTCGAACTCAGTTTGTTCTTCCGCTGCTCCAGCGTCGCCGCCAGCTGCTGCAACACCAGCTACTGCTACAGGAGCTGCTGCTGATACGCCGAATTTTTCTTCCAATGCAGATACCAACTCAGAAAGTTCAAGTACTGACATAGTTTCGATTGCTGTGATTAAATCATCTTTTGTAATAGCCATTTTAATTGTTTCCTCTTGCGTTTTTTATTAGTTATAAAAATAAATACGGTTTGTATT
Proteins encoded:
- the rplL gene encoding 50S ribosomal protein L7/L12 produces the protein MAITKDDLITAIETMSVLELSELVSALEEKFGVSAAAPVAVAGVAAAGGDAGAAEEQTEFDVVLTAAGEKKIQVIKAVREATGLGLKEAKAVVDGAPGNVKEGLSKDDAEALKAKLEEAGATVELK